In the genome of Bombyx mori chromosome 13, ASM3026992v2, the window gtgtgcccctgagctgacacctgcgctaacgcgtttgtatcacctctcttattgcgctaacagggttccgtcttcattgaagaccgcccacgtccaccctatccccaagaagggtgacgttataggcctatcgcgataacttccttgctttccaaggtgatgaagtgaataaatatacaacttctgaagtatcttgaagatcgccagctgatcagtgaccgacagtacggtttccgtcacggtcgctcagctggcgatcttcttgtataccttagtTACAGGTgagctgaagccttggagagcaagggcgaggctcttgctgtgagccttgatatcgcgaaggccttcgacggGGTCTGGCAtggggcacttctgtcgaagctaccatcttacggaatccccgagggtctctgcaagtggatcgctagctttttggatggacggagcatcacggtcATTGTAGACGGttactgttctgataccatgaccattaatgctggcgttccacaaggttcggtgctctcccccacgttTTTCAttctgtatatcaatgacatgctgtctattgatggcatgcattgctatgcggatgacagcacgggggatgcgcgatatatcagCCAtcagtctctctcggagcgtggtgcaagagagacgatcaaaacttgtgtctgaagtggagagcactatggggcgagtctccgaatggggtaaattgaacttggttcaattcaacctgTTAAAGGcccaagtttgcgcgttcactgcgaagaaggacccctttgtcatggggCCGCAATtgcaaggagtatccctgcaaccttcggagagtatcgggatacttggggtcgacatattgagcgatgtccagtttcggagtcatttggaaggcaaagccaagttggcgtccaaaatgctgggagtcctcaacagagcgaagcggacttcacgcctggacaaagacttttgctttataaagcacaagtccggcctcgcgtggagtactgctcccgtttctgggccggggctcccaaataccagcttctttcatttgactccatacagacgagggccgttcgaattgtcgataatcccattttcacggatcgtttggaacctccgagtctgcggagggacttcggttccctcggtattttgtaccgtatgttccatactacctggagccaccgcggtcatccacagtgcgtttccagaagtcttttttgccacgtgccatccggctatggaataagctcccctccaaggtgtttcccgagcgttatgacatgtccttcttcaaacgaggcttgtagagagtattaagcggtaggcagcggcttggctctgcccctggcattgctgaagtccataggcgatggtaaccactcaccatcagggtggccgtatcctcgtctgtctgcttacaagggcaataaaaaaaaaggcacgtACATATATGCCTTTTAATCGTCCGTATCGACGTTCATCCTGAAGATTCTGTTGGAATATACGAAAAActtaattaatgttttcttaTCAGTTTCTTCTAAGCGTgtgaaatttcaattcaatacgACGCTTGGTAACACTTATAGCAAGATTTATCACAATCAGATGAATGGTTCAGGAATGCATAGAACACATACAACCatccatttttattatttaacattgaATTTTATTCCATTAAATTGGAATCAAAATAAGCTAAtcaataaaactaaacaaacaataacattaagtatattgttatttatttgttccTTTTCCTTCTAAACATGCATTGATTACTTTCTCCACTGCTATTGTGTGTTGTTCAGCTAATCTTATTGCTTCCTCATTATTTTCTGTTGATAAACTACCACCTCCCAATTTCTGAATGCCACATAATAAGCCTTTGTTGTAGGAGATTATTAAATTTGATCCATTGCCTCCACACATCTCTTCTTCATAATTTGTTGGAtcagttaataatattatttggctGAAAGAAAAtagtttgaattatttttatggaaATGTTGGTTTCTttgttatatatattgtttgtttgtatattgGTTGATCCACCCTTTGAGCAAGAATTTAGTATTGCTCGTTGCTAAATATAGGCAATATAGTGGTACCCTTTGCGGCTGTAGCTGGATTAACCTCTTAGGCTACTAGCGTATAGGTAGGGCGAAAAAAGTGATACGTGCGTTAGTTTCCACATCATAGTCTACCAGTCAACAGTATgccagcaattttttttatctctatTAACAGATAGTTAATTGCAACAGGTATtttacaatacttttttttaaataattttgaattacaaATTACCTTTGAAAATGTTCGTACACAGCAAAGCTTGTAGCTACCGGTAGTCCATGGATTTTGAGATTTATCCTCTCATTTGTTTCTACTTTTATTTCTTCTGTTTCTGTGTCATAATTAACAGATGGTAATAGTACTGAAagttaaacattaaaattacattactcACTATTGTTTTTTTGAGCTAAATTGGcatttaatgtaataataatattaatgtgttAATGAGCGAATGAGTTTATGGTTCatcttatgttaagtggttactagaagcCATACCTATTACAATATGAACACCGAGACCCACCTTGTGACTAAGTCTAAGTCGCAATGATGTAGTTTAACTGTTGTCTCAACTCTCGACAACCGGAATTACTGGCCACTCACCAGTATGAATTAAGCAGTTGACCACGAATATTTAGAATTAGACAagtcaattttaatatttataataatatatacagcaATCTTAATACTACTGGAGGGCTGTATGGTATGACTTTGATTGATAGCAATAAAATTGGTCATTCaagtgtattaatatatacttacatGTTTTGAAGCTGGCTATCAGTGCTATGATGCATGCATCAACCAGGCTCCCGTCATGGTCAATACACACCATATCACAGTACACAACCCATGCTAATTTATCTGGTACAATGCAAAGATCTTTTAGATCAATGCATTTAGAATTTTTGATAATTTCtgatacaatattatttataacttGTGCATAATCTGAAGGAGGGCCAGGTCTATACTTAGAAGAACATAAAGCAGGTAGTTCCacatttgttattaaaaaacctAAGTCAGGTTCTTCAGCTTTTGGTACTGCTAATTCCTGAAAAATCCTTAATACTTCATAattgattaatatttatatgatctATATTtagatagatataaataaataaatattttaaaataataataatgttatttcttcattgtTGCAGTCATTATGTGAACATGTCTGCTTTCTTCCttccttttcttttctttagaAGTTTTGTCATAACTTTGATTTAATAAGACCAGCATTGTCACATCCCTTCACACACTTCAGAGCACAATTTATCTTGTTGTTTATGCAATGATGACTTCAACTTTAAAGAGAAAAATGTTGAGAGCTATCTGCAGATTAAAAGCTAGTTTTAGGCTATAGGATATTCTATGAAAAGTGAGTCTATTAGTTAAAAGATGCTTTTGAGACATTCAGCAATAGTTATCTAATCTTATGCAAATTTACTCACACTAattcttaatatttaaaatttctagCTTAATTTTCGAAA includes:
- the LOC101738613 gene encoding exosome complex component RRP43; this translates as MSEVYKLIHPVKHFNDYISIKTRLDGRNFDEHRNIKLNVNSIKTADASAVVKCGNTTVVCGIKLELAVPKAEEPDLGFLITNVELPALCSSKYRPGPPSDYAQVINNIVSEIIKNSKCIDLKDLCIVPDKLAWVVYCDMVCIDHDGSLVDACIIALIASFKTLLLPSVNYDTETEEIKVETNERINLKIHGLPVATSFAVYEHFQSQIILLTDPTNYEEEMCGGNGSNLIISYNKGLLCGIQKLGGGSLSTENNEEAIRLAEQHTIAVEKVINACLEGKGTNK